CTCGCTGCCCCTGGAGGCGGGACCTTGGCAATTCGGGAATGGCTGACACAAGGCCTAACGTTTTCCGTAGGCTCACGACTAGGAGGATTCCGAACAAGCTGGGCCAGGTTCTGTTCTCCCTTACCCCAGGGTAGGTCAGGAGTAGCTTCCCTCAAGCCAGTGTGAGCAGAACCGGTCCTATCTGCTTCCTTCTAATTCAGGTGTGTGTCTCAGTGTTTGCGCCGACAGCTCTCCCGAAAAGGGCCCAGGGATGCCCTCGCTGCAGAACCAATGTTCACGTCTCTACTCCTCTCCCCCGGTTACTTGGCTCATTTGCTTTCAATTTCTATGACATTTCTCTCCGGAGGCTGGATGGCTACGCCCTTACTCAAACCGAACTCTCATTGAACGCCATTGAATGGCATCACTGGGAGCAGTCCCCAAGGAAGGAGCATTTGTCTCAGAGTCACCGTCTTCGCTTCACGCAGCATCAGCAGTGACTGCCAGCAAAATGCCAGAAACTGAGATGCTTAGCGATGCAGGTGACTCAGACTCCGGTCTAATAAACCTCCCAAGCGggtttctttccttctctttgaCTCCACTTCGCTAGCTTTACTCAGGCCAGGTCTAACCTACACCTGAAatgtcggcttaaggtacacaactctagctacgtagaatacatagctggagttggtgtACGTTAAGCTGAGTTCGGGGGCATCCCCCCAGTGGGAGGCCgttgggagcaaatgctccttttGGCTTTCCGTACTCCTTGCGACTGCGAGAAGTACAGGTGCTGGCCAGTGCAGCCCTCAGCGTTCGAGTTATGGGTCTATACCAGACCCGCTCAATGGAACGCCAGAACATCGATCTCCAGCAGGgtgagtgaagatgtgcccttagaACCCGAGCTTTGGTTTTCCTCTCCCTGTTGCTTCAGGAGAGGTTACTAAAGGGAGCACAGTCACAGGGAGAGATTCTGCTTAGAGAATTCCACCCAACTTCTGTCCCTTTCTCATGCAGGAGAGTGTAATTGATGGCAATGAAAGTCCTGGCGCAAGAGAATCtattgattattattattattattaatgatgtatgtatgtatttatttgcaTTACTGTTGTCGTCTAGGAACCTGAGCCCCAGGGAATCAATCCCAAGTCAAACCCAAAAACTGTTCGTTTAAGTGATGCAGGGTGCGTCTatgctgcagagtttttttcggaaaaacacccgttttttctgaaaaaaaaacttcagttacgtccacactgcaattgcattctttcgaaaaaaaattgaaagaacaaaggggtttttctgacagcggtaagcctctttctatgaagaacaccttctccgaaagagctctttcggaaaaaggcatgtgtggatggtgaAGAGGGGTTtcttcgaaagaagaggcctccaggaaaaactacaggtgccctggtggccactccatccacagcaatcagaacttaaatgcaagatagcgtccaatcaatgtggatgctatctttcgaaaaagcagatcgctttttccatgtgctttggcagtgtggacactctctttcggaggAAGTttttctcttctggaaaagctcctTCTGAacgaagcctgtagtctagatgtagcttcaaAACTAAAAACCTCTGGGTGGCATTGAAGTCAAACTGAACCAAAAGCCCCCAAACCAGTAActagttcaaaataacaggttcAATAACCAGGTGCGGAGAGATGGACTTTTGGGGATGCTGAGCTCTGTGCTGCACCCTAGAGTCAGAGAGAGAGGTAGGGACCACATTTACCAGGAAGCCATGGAGGAGATGACACAGGAGGGAGGCAAGGGAGAGGCATTCTGGGACTGGTAGTTCTCTTGTCTGTTATGAccagggtgaccagatgtccagtttttttagggacagtcccaatatttAGGACTTTTTCTTACATAGGGGCCTATTACTCTCCACCCTCATCCTGATTTTTTGCACTTTCTATCTGGTCGCCCTAGTTATGCCCAAGTAGATAACTGTCCGTAGAAGGAAATTACAACTCCCAGAACACCCCCATCCATGTCTCCTCCTGTTTCTTGCTGGATGTTCATTCCTTCCTGCTATAGAAGTCAGTGTAGGAAGGGAATTTTCTgggctgaatttcattttgtcacCTCAGTGATCAAATATGACTGACAGACTCTTTGGGtaagtctaaactacatcccttttttgataaagggatgtaaattagacatatcaaaattgcaattGCACatcgaaattacaaatgaagtcaggatttgaatttcccgtgcttcatttgcataatggcaaccGTGACTTTTTTTCAAGAAGCctctttttgaaaaaacaacaacaaaaaaccctgcggtcaagatggggatctttcaacagaaatgccccgtttcgaaagatcctgtaaaccccattttttgagggttacaggatctttcaaaatggggcatttctgtcgaaagatcTCCATCttgaccacttttttttttttttgaaaagaggcttttcgaaaaaaagctgcagctgccattatgcaaatgaagagcaggaaattcaaattgtggcttcatttgcaatttcaatgtgtctaatttacatccctttattgaaaactggatgtagtttagacatatcctttAGAGCCTTGGTTACATGACGAGAGCAGTGAAAAGGGCCCTTAGTGCAAATGAGAATTTGGTCCATACCAGTTTGTCTCTCATCTCCGTGGTACAGTTATGCAAGTTCAATTATCTAGAAGCTGTGCCTTCTGCTAACCATTAATGTTCACACCCATCAGCTAggctccatctagactgcaggcttcttttgggagaagcttttccggaagagatcttccaaaaaaaccttcttccgaaaCAGCGCATCCGCACTGccaaagtgcaatgaaaaagtgatctgctttttcgaaagatagaatCCACACTCAATGGAtgttatctcacatttaagctgtgattcctatggatggaatggccaccagggcacctgtgctttgtcctctttcctcctctttcaaaagaactctctcttccccgtccacacacacctttttccgaaagagctctttcagaaaaaggcttcttccttgcagaatgaggattgccaatgccagaaaaatgcctctgttttttcaatttttttcaaaagaacatgattgcagtgtggacataagtgacgtttttccgaaaaaaagttgTAGTGCAGATATTACGTGTTACTGAAACAACTTTTTAATGCCCTcttctccttttctcttccccaGATCCTTGCTGCCACTATCGCCAATGCCAACCTTGTCTTGCAGATTGATAATGTCAGGCTGGCAGCTGATGACTTCAAAACCAAGTAAGCCCAGGGCCCCACAGAGCTCTGAGAAGGGAAAGGTGTAAAAAAGCCATTCTTCCAGAGGGTCTCTCTTGCTGATTGCATTTCAAGATGCTTCCCATGTTCCCACATTTTGTAGTGATTGGAAAAGGGAAGCGGGGAACTTTCATTTTGGCTTTCATGAATTCAGAAGAAGCTTTTGATCCattgggggaaaggccagtcgCAAAAATGCCATTCAAAAATGAATGAAATTTGTGGAGGAAAAGGGAATGAAAAATCATTATTGGCTGGATGTGCCTGAGCTTTTGACCTTCTTTGCACATGAAGGTATGAGACGGAGCTGGCCCTGCGCATGAGCGTGGAGGCGGACATCAATGGCCTGCGCAGGGTCCTGGACGAGCTGACTCTGGCTAGAAATGACCTGGAGATGCAGATTGAAAACCTGAAGGAGGAGCTGGTTTATCTCAAGAAGAACCACGAGGAGGTGAGAACAAAACAAGGCACAAGGCACAAACAAGAGACCTATACATAGTAGCGAATCCACAATGGAATCTACACAGGCCGATCAGTATGAATAGTTCCAAGATTCTGGGGTTGTTAAAGAGATATGGGCAGGTAAAGAAAAATTGACTCTGAATGTGTATTCTGTAGCATCTGGTAAGTTACATCCACCACTTACGATTCGGGTAACTCCTACTGGAGCCGAGTTATTGGCTATAGGCACAGAACCATACGCTTGGCTGCGAGGGTTGTGAAGCCACGTGGTGCTCGGTATTTTATCTGACAAGCGTGAACAATTGAAACCcccataagattttttttttaagatctctaAGCAGGGTGCAAGTGTGAAAACCTCCTTATATTCACTGTAGGGAGCAGGCACAGGTAAGCTGCAGATGCGCATAGTGTGTTTCTCTTGTCACAGGAAATGGATATACTATGCAGCCAGCTGAGTGGAGAGATCACGGTGGAGATGGACGCGGCTCCTGGGGTGGACCTGACCAAGATCCTGGCTGACATGAGAGAGCGGTATGAGAGCTTGGCAGAGAAGAACCGGAAAGAGGCCGAGCAGTGGTTCTACAACCAGGTGCGCAATGCCTGAATGAATAAAAGCACTTGCCACGTACTGATGCCGGCGGCAGGGCTGTGCACACGCAGTGCGTGCCGTAACTAAGTTGTTTCCCCTTGTTCCAGACTGAAGAGCTGAACCGGGAAGTAGCCATGAACACGGAACAGCTGCAGAGCGGCAAGTCGGAGATCACGGAACTCAGACGCACGATCCAGGGTCTGGAGATAGAGCTGCAGTCCCAGCTCAGCATGGTACGGGCCACTGGATTCCCAGGGAGACACACCCAAGGGCAGGTGCTGAGATGAGCCACCCTCTCACTGAATTCTTTCCTCTCTGTTCTCCATTCTCAGAAAGCCGCTCTGGAGGGCACCTTGGCGGAGACGGAAGCCCGCTATGGCACCCAGTTGGCCCAGATCCAGGCCCTGGTCACTAGCGTGGAGGAACAGCTTGCTGAGCTGCGATGCGACATGGAGCATCAGAACCACGAATACAAGATTCTCGTGGACATCAAGACACGCCTGGAGCAGGAGATCGCCACATACCGCCGCCTGCTGGAGGGCGAGGATGGCCAGTATGTAACAGGCATTGATTGGAGAGGGGCAGTACTGGCTGATGGTGACACAGCTATACAGCTGAATTGCCTGTGTTCCTAGAGACTCATTTTGAACTAAATAGTCAAGATTAGTGGCTATGAAGACGAATAagtgatagctcagtggcttATCTCCTGTGCCCATCCTCGTTGTCTTGGGAGGTGTTCATTCTCAGAAGGACGGAGTCTTCCCTTCACAGTACTGTGgtaagagcaggggactgggaccTAGAAGAACAGGTTTGTTTTCTGGGCTCTGGTGATAACTCACTGAACAAGCTTATTGGTCAATTGATTTCTCTAGCCCTTCGCgttcccatctgtaaaaatgTGTCGCTAATATTTTTACTCTGTCTCCTAGGAaaggtgaaacaaaagacaggactatgcagcactttaaagactaacaggatggtttattaggtgatgagctttcgtgggccagacccacttcctcagatcaaattgtggaagaaaattggcacaaccatatataccaaaggatacaattaaaaaaaaaagtgaacacatataaaattgacaaatcagattttagaacagaggaagggtgtgtgtgggggggaaggagattagtgtctatgagataatgatattaggggtgataattggggaagctatctttgtaatggggaaggtagttagcatctttgttaaggcctttggtatatatggtcatgtcaattttcttccacaatttgatctgaggaagtgggtctggcccacgaaagctcatcatctaataaaccatcctgttagtctttaaagtgctacatagtcctgtcttttgtttcagcaagaccagactaacatggctacatctctattactatcctAGGAAAGGTGAGAGGTTATGTGAGAGATCAATAACAAGTTGTGAGATGCTTTGATCTGTTGGAAGGATTTTCTCATGTAGTTAAAATGCTGGAGAATTTTGGGGAAACTTAGGCTGTTGCAGAAAGTGAAAAGCACTGAATACAGATCTTGGGATCCCGGAAATGTGTTCATATTTCTAATTTGCTCTCATTACTTTTCCCCTTGTAGCATTGCTGCCGAGTACCCTGCAGTCCTCTCCTCACTGTCTACTAACGAATGTAAGGACCGTACGTGAGGTTTCGTTCACCTCTCTAACGAGCAGCTTTGCAAACTACAAGCTAGTCAGCTGACACTTGTACAATTTGATAATTAACAAAGTAGAGTCTGTGAAGAATGGGTGGAGGGGACAGGAATAGAAAATCCCCAAATGATCATTGCCCCTACAAGCATAAAAGactagggggtatgtctacactaccccgctagttcgaactaggagggtagtgtagacataccctgggtaaaGGGGCCTTTTAACCGAGTTGTCAGAGCTGTGCAAAACCCATTACTTTGGGGTCATGGAGAAAAGGAAGGTTGGCTCTGGAGCAGCAGATGACCTTCAAGTGGGTTCAATCCTCTTTTGTGCTACTTTGAATTCTATTTTTGGAGAAacctaaaaaaatcaaataatacttaaatcatcaagtgattttatttagttgggattctGTGCAAAAATCCATCCTCAAATATGAGCTCAAAAGTGTATGCAAATAGTTTAGTCTACCCTTGACTGGTCTGCACATAGCGGTGAATCTCTCCATGAATCCAGATTGAACTTCTGCTT
This genomic interval from Pelodiscus sinensis isolate JC-2024 chromosome 29, ASM4963464v1, whole genome shotgun sequence contains the following:
- the LOC102454269 gene encoding keratin, type I cytoskeletal 14-like, whose amino-acid sequence is MATSIRQYSSSTSLKSVGGLGGLGGGSSRVSSVHLGGPYRAPSIKGGSSSFSVSSSRYVSGVRSSMGGSYGGSYSSSFGGGYGGGLGVGFVCGFGGSFGGGDGILPAGEKETMQNLNDRLATYLDKVRALEEANSDLEIKIEAWYKKQGPGPDHNYNPHYRTIEDLRSKILAATIANANLVLQIDNVRLAADDFKTKYETELALRMSVEADINGLRRVLDELTLARNDLEMQIENLKEELVYLKKNHEEEMDILCSQLSGEITVEMDAAPGVDLTKILADMRERYESLAEKNRKEAEQWFYNQTEELNREVAMNTEQLQSGKSEITELRRTIQGLEIELQSQLSMKAALEGTLAETEARYGTQLAQIQALVTSVEEQLAELRCDMEHQNHEYKILVDIKTRLEQEIATYRRLLEGEDGHIAAEYPAVLSSLSTNELIIPTLKVHTVLEEVQDRKVVSSREQV